Proteins encoded together in one Bradyrhizobium sp. PSBB068 window:
- a CDS encoding DUF2158 domain-containing protein — MELKPGDVVMLKSGGHPITVVEVDEDKVECLWMGTDGDLFRETLPLVALESTELDPEDDEEEDDEDEDNDEEEEDDEDEDDDGDRKKKRKAA, encoded by the coding sequence ATGGAACTGAAACCAGGCGATGTCGTCATGCTGAAATCCGGCGGCCATCCGATCACGGTCGTGGAAGTCGACGAGGACAAGGTCGAGTGTCTTTGGATGGGCACGGACGGCGACCTGTTTCGCGAAACTCTGCCGCTCGTCGCACTCGAATCGACCGAACTCGATCCTGAAGATGACGAGGAAGAAGACGACGAGGACGAAGACAACGACGAGGAAGAAGAGGACGACGAAGACGAGGATGACGACGGCGACCGCAAGAAGAAGCGC
- a CDS encoding HAD family hydrolase → MAVTKLPRAMLIDMDDTILSAYGRPEIAWNAITAEFAAELAPLPPDMVATALLASARQFWSTAEPIWRIKLGEARRLTVKGGFAQLAAAGHRTLPDDLADRIADRFTAYREEEMFVFPGAHEAIDAFKALGIKLALVTNGAADMQRAKVERFALGHRFDHIQIEGEHGFGKPEERAYLHAMDALGVTASDTWMIGDNLEWEVVAPQRLGIYAVWMDVHGVGLPPGSTIKPDRIVRSLTELVPARHK, encoded by the coding sequence ATGGCCGTAACCAAGCTGCCGCGCGCGATGCTGATCGACATGGACGACACCATCCTGTCGGCCTATGGACGTCCCGAGATCGCCTGGAATGCGATCACCGCTGAATTCGCGGCGGAGCTGGCGCCCCTGCCCCCGGACATGGTCGCAACCGCCTTGTTGGCCTCTGCACGGCAATTCTGGTCGACCGCCGAGCCGATCTGGCGGATCAAGCTCGGCGAGGCGCGCCGGCTGACCGTGAAGGGCGGCTTCGCCCAGCTCGCCGCAGCCGGCCACCGCACGCTGCCGGACGATCTCGCCGACCGCATCGCCGATCGCTTCACCGCCTATCGCGAAGAGGAGATGTTCGTCTTCCCCGGCGCGCATGAGGCGATCGATGCGTTCAAGGCGCTCGGCATCAAGCTCGCGCTGGTCACCAACGGCGCAGCCGACATGCAGCGCGCCAAGGTCGAGCGTTTCGCGCTCGGCCATCGCTTCGATCACATCCAGATCGAGGGCGAGCACGGCTTCGGCAAGCCGGAGGAGCGCGCCTATCTGCACGCGATGGACGCGCTCGGCGTCACCGCGTCTGATACCTGGATGATCGGCGACAATCTGGAGTGGGAAGTCGTGGCGCCGCAGCGGCTCGGCATCTACGCGGTCTGGATGGATGTGCACGGTGTCGGGCTGCCGCCGGGATCGACCATCAAGCCCGACCGCATCGTCCGCTCGCTGACCGAGCTGGTTCCGGCCAGACACAAATAG